In Triticum urartu cultivar G1812 chromosome 6, Tu2.1, whole genome shotgun sequence, the following proteins share a genomic window:
- the LOC125513942 gene encoding aquaporin PIP1-1, with translation MEGKEEDVRLGANRYSERQPIGTAAQGGGDDKDYKEPPPAPLFEPGELKSWSFYRAGIAEFIATFLFLYVTVLTVMGVSKSPSKCATVGIQGIAWSFGGMIFALVYCTAGISGGHINPAVTFGLFLARKLSLTRAIFYIIMQCLGAICGAGVVKGFQQGLYMGNGGGANVVASGYTKGDGLGAEIIGTFVLVYTVFSATDAKRNARDSHVPILAPLPIGFAVFLVHLATIPITGTGINPARSLGAAIIYNRDHAWNDHWIFWVGPFVGAALAAVYHQVIIRAIPFNKSRS, from the exons atgGAGGGGAAGGAGGAGGACGTGCGGCtgggcgccaacaggtactcggAGCGGCAGCCCATCGGgacggcggcgcagggcggcggcgACGACAAGGACTACAAGGAGCCGCCCCCGGCTCCCCTATTCGAGCCCGGGGAGCTCAAGTCCTGGTCCTTCTACCGCGCGGGCATCGCCGAGTTCATCGCCACCTTCCTCTTCCTCTACGTCACCGTGCTCACCGTCATGGGCGTCTCCAAGTCCCCCTCCAAGTGCGCCACCGTCGGCATCCAGGGCATCGCCTGGTCCTTCGGCGGCATGATCTTCGCGCTCGTCTACTGCACCGCCGGCATCTCAG GAGGACACATCAACCCAGCGGTGACTTTTGGGCTGTTCTTAGCCAGGAAGCTGTCCCTGACCAGGGCCATCTTCTACATAATTATGCAATGCCTAGGGGCCATCTGTGGAGCTGGAGTGGTGAAGGGCTTCCAGCAGGGTCTGTACATGGGCAACGGTGGCGGCGCCAATGTAGTCGCCAGTGGCTACACCAAGGGCGATGGCCTTGGCGCTGAGATCATTGGCACCTTCGTCTTGGTCTACACCGTTTTCTCTGCTACTGATGCCAAGAGGAATGCCAGAGACTCCCATGTTCCT ATCCTGGCCCCTCTGCCGATTGGGTTCGCGGTGTTCCTGGTCCACCTGGCCACCATCCCCATCACTGGCACCGGCATCAACCCAGCGAGGAGCCTTGGCGCTGCCATCATCTACAACAGGGACCATGCCTGGAATGACCAT TGGATCTTCTGGGTGGGCCCCTTCGTGGGCGCTGCCCTGGCGGCCGTGTACCACCAGGTGATCATCAGAGCAATTCCCTTCAACAAGAGCAGGTCCTAA